The Silurus meridionalis isolate SWU-2019-XX chromosome 6, ASM1480568v1, whole genome shotgun sequence genome contains the following window.
ataaaaatatctccagtcaaacaccagacgtgtcacagcttcatcatgcagctcttcagaaactctccctcagtaaataaccagctgatgtgcctctgatttctcctctgttttcacaccagcttcactttgtgagtTTGctctgctgaaaaacatctgctgaaatgtcagattcttccttaactcttctactttctgtatcttctgctctgcattctgGTTTTTCAGCtgatcctgatgttttgtctcgtagtggcgtcttagattcaattccttaattacagccacattcactccacaaataagacacacgtgtttaccggcagtgtcagtaaacatatatTCAGCCTCCCATCGGTTTtcaaaggctctgttttcaaaatcaacttttctcttcgccaTTGTGAGGTTCTAGTTTcgcaataactgtacaatagggttgtatacatcaacagaagcttgaattgattgacgctggaatgttcccaggtagcctAGCGTTCGgcaaggcagctgaagcgctgcattatgggatctgtagtttgtgtgttaTCAGTGCTTCATATCGCCgggccattaataacaataataatagatctatttAAAATGATCTTGATATAATTGTACATCAGGCCAGATGTGAGTTCGACACAAATGATATAGTAGCTGCTGCCATTTTAAATGAGTGTAGAAATGTGCCGTGTTGAGTTTTTGTACTGGCATTGGCAATACTAATTCAAAAAGGGTTCCGCGTGAGCGAGACACGTGACGTTTTGATTTTGCGCATGCGCAGAAGTTCAAAATTCAAACTGGGCGGCGGgtaaaaggaaaaggaaaaaaaaaacgaaaacaaGTGAGCTGCTGTTGCAGAACGACATACACACAGAAGAGCACTAAAACACGACAAAATGTCCAAAACCTTGCAGGGAATTACTTTGAAAGGAAGTGCCGAGCTCGTCGCTGAGTTCTTCTGTAAgtgaaaatataattgtattaatttatttttaagtttggAGTGTTGGCTAGCTGACTAGCTTCCCTCAGAAATCTGGAATGCACCGTTCACGGCCACGtgacagatatatatatttcagtacctttagtttttttagttAAGAATTAAATGCttggtgtatgatttttttattaatcatattAAACCCGGCATAGCTAAATCGTAGCTCTTATAAAGCCTGTATTCACCCAGTTTGCCAGCTGGTCCGTGGAAATTAGCATCGGCTAAGTCGTTCATGTAAAACAGCATTCTTACACCATGATCAGATTGATTTACACACACGTACAAAGTCGTTCTATTATTTGTTAACCGACGCTGATGCATTTCTTTAAATCTGATGCATTTGTGATTGTACAACGTGGCTGTGAGAGCCATGTGTCTGGTTATTCACATTCACTTCCTGTCTGCTCTAAAGGAAACCTCCCTTTCAGATCTTTTTTGCCaagataataaattaaaaattttccCCCTACAACTTGAAGTACACTTGGATCAGATATTCTGCTGTGATTGATTTACGATTATCATTCTTGCAGCTTTTGGGATCAACAGCATTTTATACCAGCGAGGCATCTATCCTGCAGAAACCTTCACCAGAGTTACCAAGTATGACATGAGTCTCCAGCTCACCACGGACCCCAAACTGAAGAACTACCTCACCAATGTGGTGTCACAACTCAAAGGTTTGCCTATACAGCATAAGCTACACTCATTAGACAATATCATTCTAATTGTCTGTGGCTTTTCTAAATCAGATTTCTCTTATATAATCGGATTATTTGTCACTATTTACgatggtttgtgtttgtgtatggtcCTGGCAGAGTGGCTGTTTGACTGCACGGTGCAGAAGCTGGTGGTGGTGATCACGTGCCTTGAGACAAATGAAGTTCTGGAGAGATGGCAGTTTGACATAGAGTGTGACAAGACAGCTAAGGAGAGCAGgtatagaaataaagaaagaaatgtgctttttacttatcacatgtactttacagcacagtgaaattattccTTTGCAtgtcccagcgatgttaggaagcaggGGTCTGAGCATGGGGATGGGCATTTTACAGCACATCTGAAACACTGTGGGTTAAGGGCTCAGGGGACCCAAGAGTGACAGCGTGGCTTAAACCTTcggccttccaatcagtaacccaggcttgggacctgcactggcttgtgcaaccataatggccgGGGTACCTATAAATAGTAGTATATGAAAATAGGATAATCCAAACCAgagtttatgtttatatattagagtcctgttcatgtgtgtgatttatctatctgtctatctgtctatctatctatctatctatctatctatctatctatctatctatctggaaagtattcacagtgcttaactttttccacatttggttatgttacagcctttttaaaaaatggtttatattaattattttcctcaaaattttacaaacactaccccataatgacaatgttttaaatctttgcaaatttattacaaataaaaaaattaaaaacaaattacatgtacataaatattcacatcctttgctcaatactttgtttaaGCAACTTTGGCACCAATAACAGCAGTCCTGTTGGAAAATGAACCattgccccagtctgaggtgcagagtgctctggagcaggttttcattaaggatgtctctgtacattgctgtattcatctttccctcgatcctagATAGTCTctcagttcctgctgctgaaaaacatcccaacagcatgatgctgccaccaccaccatgcttcactttatggatggtattggccagtagagcggtgcctggttttaTCCATGACGTTAAGGCCAAAcagtttaatcttttttttttttttttccatagtcTGAGGGACATGTGCcctttactgaggagtggcttccatctggctatgctaccatacaggcctgatagGTGGAGTGCTGAAGAAATGGTTGTTCTGAAGGTTCTCCTCTCACCACAGAGAAAAGTTGGAGCTCTTTCAAAGTGACCATTGGGTTTTTGGTCACCttcctgactaaggccctttaGTTtgggaagagtcctggtggtttcaAACTTCTTCCATCTATGTataatggaggccactgtgctcattgtgaccttcaatgctgcagaaaagtTTCTGTTCCCCAGATCTCTGCCTCGATACAATTCTGTCTCGGAAGTCTAAAGACAATTTAatagtttgtgctctgacatgaaCTGTTAACTGTaggaccttatatagacaggtgtgtgcctttccagatcatgtccaatcaactatTGGTccaatttaccacaggtggactccaatcaacatctcaaggatgatcagtggaaacaattttaagtgtcatggcactttcaattattatttttaaatttttaataaatcagcaaagattttattttacattgtcattatggggctattgtttgtagaattttgaagaaaatattgaattaaatccattttggaataaggctgcaacataaaatgtggaaaaagtgaagcgctgtgaatactttacACAAGTGCAATATCATTggtatttatatacatgtacaaTATCGGTGGATTGACCAGTTCAATCAGTAGAGTATGAGGTACATAAGGGTCTTCATTGGTCAGGACCTATCAAATGTGGTCcaaggaaagaacagtggtgaactggcagcaggctcattgatgcacgtaggGATCTAACAAACCAGCTACTGTAgttcaaattgctgaaaaagatAATGTTCTTAATGTTGGACTGTTTTGCTGCCAAAAGaagaaccaacacaatattaggcaggtggtcatgatgttatgcctgatcggtatatattattatttttttgtacagcACACTAAAGTGACCTGCATACAGCTCTGGTGTAAAATATACATGCCCTGCATGAGTGATCATTTCTGCATGTGCTTTTGTTTCAGTGCTCCCAGGGAGAAATCAATGAAAGCCATCCAGGAAGAAATCCGCTCCGTTATCAGACAGATCACAGCCACAGTCACTTTCTTGCCCTTACTGGAAACAGCCTGTAAGTACACCACTGATGAAATACTAGATTCATTAACACCATTTAGATCCCTTTGTTTTCCTTGTAAGACATCCAAAAATAATCTCAGAAGTCTCCTTAGTAATAATGTTTAACAGGTTTATAAACTATAAgggcaaaagtttgtagacacctggcTTTCCGggtgttataataacctccattcttctgggaaggctcaCTGTTCAATTATTGAAGAGTGGCTGTTGGGATTTACCCATTTAGCCACAAAAGTATTGAAGTTAGGCATTGATGTCAGGAGATCATCCGGTTCATTGCTAAGGTGTTCATTTGGGTTAAGGCCAGAAATTTGTGCAGAACACCTGAAGTTCATCTAATCCAACCCtggcaaatacatttttcattaaacTTGTCCTGTGAAACGGTCCCAGTGAATAATTATTGCTAAAACATTCAGACATTCtattagggctgggcgatatggaAAACAATGTAAATCTCAGGTTTCATTTTCAGAATGTTTGACCGATTCATGGTTTTTTTCAAAAGCAAATGAAGAACTGTCTAAAATCAGTAATTCAGCTTGACATTAAATCAGTTTCCAAATTACTTTGCAGAAGAATTTTTAGTAATAAATCCCTTCAGCATTATTTAACTGTAGATCAAAATAATCCTTAAACTGCACAGTTCATGGGGTCGTGCTGCTGGTGTCTTCTCTacctaaaacaaaaatattgaccTAATATCTTGATCATGATTTTACCTTCTGACCTGTGACAGGTGCATTCGACCTGCTGATCTACACAGATAAGGATCTGGAAGTCCCTGAGCAGTGGGAGGAGTCTGGGCCTCAGCTTATTGACCAATCAGAGGAGGTTCGGCTTCGCTCGTTCACTACAACCATCCATAAGGTCAATAGTATGGTGGCCTACAAAAGAACAAACTCCATGTAACAATTTCCTCTGCCCTCTGACTGTTTGTTTTCTGTACATAGTtggttttttctttccaaatagATTTTTCCTGTTTTGGTTTTTATGGCTgtctctaaaataaataaataaataaataaataaaacgccctggtttaaaaaagtgttcagtattttctttttcttttacattgcTTTTATCTTTAATGTGATAACCGGAGAAGGCCAATAGGTGGCACCAGTCTCTCAGTACAACATACACAGATCAGGAATAACTATTGTGTTTCCCCCTTTTTCtactgtctttttcttctttataaaaataaagatgttaTCATCTCTACATTTTGATTGTATGAACATTATTTTACCATAGTACTGATATTGACATCAAGATATGGTCATGTTTTTATACCTTGCAAAGGCACAAAACATTGTCATCTTTAAATGTTACAGAACTAACTGCAAGTATATATCTGAACTTTCTATGCAGTCTTCTTTTAGCTACTTTATAGGAAGGTTTGGATTTAAAGTGCATAATCATGTTAATGCACTGTAAAGCCTTTCTTGTGCAAGGTCATGAATTGTTAGAGTTTCAGATTTGAACATGATTTTAAATTTTGTGGGATATTAATCAGCATAATCAGATATGTAGTGATTCCTGTATTTTAACTACAGTTTATACATCTTCaataagacagaaaaaaattggAGATATGATTCATAAATGTCCATCAGGTCCACGCAATGTAAATAGTTTGATTTGCTGCCATCATGTCTGCTTTAGGTATTAGAAAAATACTGTTGTTCAGCTGACAGACTTGACACATTCCTCTTTGAACTCTTTATTTGATACACATGAAAGCCCAGGTACCCTGACACCTGCTGACCTGATCAGCATGAGAAAGGACGAGAGTGCTGCTTGTACTGTGAAGCTTCTGAATAGACATCTGGCAGGGTTACAAAACACAACAAG
Protein-coding sequences here:
- the mad2l1 gene encoding mitotic spindle assembly checkpoint protein MAD2A; amino-acid sequence: MSKTLQGITLKGSAELVAEFFSFGINSILYQRGIYPAETFTRVTKYDMSLQLTTDPKLKNYLTNVVSQLKEWLFDCTVQKLVVVITCLETNEVLERWQFDIECDKTAKESSAPREKSMKAIQEEIRSVIRQITATVTFLPLLETACAFDLLIYTDKDLEVPEQWEESGPQLIDQSEEVRLRSFTTTIHKVNSMVAYKRTNSM